The Cuculus canorus isolate bCucCan1 chromosome 14, bCucCan1.pri, whole genome shotgun sequence genomic sequence AGGCTAGAGCGTTAGCCAGAGGCAGGCAAACAGTCTGTGCCACATCCTGCCACCGTGGCTCTCGCAGTGGGTATATTTTGATGTGACTGGGCAGAATTTGCAGCCCTGGGCTCAGCTTCTTCTGCCGTGGTGGGAAAGTAGGACTCTGATGCAAACAGATTGAGGGTGTGAGTAGGAAAAAGCCTCATTGATTGCTATCCCTCTTGTGAATCCATGCCCGACTTCAAACTTTGGCTGTAGGAACTTTCTCAGTGTGAGCACAGGAACATTGCAGCCCCTTTTCCAGGCAGCCAAACATCCTGAAAAAGGTGTGCTGCTGATGACCAGTCCCAGTGAGCCAGAGCAAGCGGGgaacctgctgctgctccctgcccaaGATGCTGCGGGCCATGCAACAGCTTTAAATGTTTCCACTACTGCTGTTCCCACCCCCATCATCTCTGTAAGTGAGTTCATTTGATTAGGAACTCTAGTTTGCATGGTAAACCTGGAGCCCGAGGGGTTATGATATTTTTTCATGCCAATCCAGATAAGCGTGAGACAGCAATCTTGATAGGATGGGTTGCTGTAATTTAGGCAGTAGAAATCCAGAGCCTTTTATGCTCCGTTTTCTGATTTACCAGCTGAGACCAAGAAAACTTTGTGGAAGGGGAAAACAAGAGTGCATTTGGGATCCTTGTTTGGTGTTTAGGGGGGACACAGCTCAGCTAAAACCAAGGATCAGGGCCTCAGTGAAGACATCTGAATAGGGCCAGGACACTGGCTGTTGAATAAACAATTTATGAGGGACctggaagggctggagagaaaggaactgcagcaaagaaacagagtaGTGCAGCAAAGTAACCTGTGCGGGAATGAGAAGAGGGGGAATAATTGAACTCAAGAGAGGGTGTTGTGTCTGGTACCTCCAGCCCCGGCATTTGCTCTTTGGACACGCTGCAGAATTTACGTGCTGGCCTTTGTCAGTGGTTGAGGTATTCTCCTTTTACAGCTTTGACAAATAGTGAAGGATTCActttctcctgccctctcctctgCAAGGCACAACTGCTGCTTGTTGCATTGCCTGGAAGGTTCACAGGATGTGTGCTACAAAGACCTCATTCTTCTTACATGCTCACCTACCTCTGCTATCAGAAAAGCGGGATCTCGCCGTGGTTGTAGGGCAGCTTATCTGCACAGATTAGACCCCGAATGTGGACTGTGGCTGCTGGCAGATCCCGCTGAGCCAGCAGATGATGATGCTGGTTGAAAAGCTGAGAGCCTGGGAACACAAAGCCATGGAGAACACGTAATGCCTCAGCAAAATCCATACATTTACAAGGTgttaaacacagaaatgtgcACTCCTGAAAGGGTATGGAAGTAATGTGAGAATTCAGGGCTATTGGATCTCACATTCATTCAATTACCATGCTTAGTTAACTACTGCACAGTGGAGTGAAGACTGCAGTCTGTTAGGATGGCTGTTACTATAAGTCATTTAATTATGAGGCTGCTCATATGCCATTTTAACATATGTAGAGTAACATTATCCCTCTTTTGTAGGTCACTATTCTCATAAGTCTGGCTCTTGCATTCCTTGCCTGCATAGTGTTTCTTGTGGTATACAAAGCCTTCACTTACGACCACAGTTGCCCAGATGGATTTGTTTATAAGGTAAGAAACTTCAGATGGATGAATTGCCTGAGATAATGATAGACTGTAATTGACTACATGGTTACAGCCTAGTCTGCTTTTTTTGACCAGGCCAAACGGAACATTTGGCAAGAATGTGTTGAAATGGGAAAAGTGTTACGGGAAATGTGGACTTGCATCTGCCTCCATCAGCTACTGTTACACTGTAATTGCTGGGATTAGCATTTGGTGAACACTATAGACAGATGTTCAGGAACAATCCATGATATTTGTGAATGGATTTATTGCAGCTGGAAACCCGCATTTGCTTCCCACACGTTCAAATGACTGAGGTTTACTGCCACACATTTTAATGCAAAGCAAGCTCCCAGAATCCTGGCACACGTGTCCTTTGTGAGGAAATCCGAATTTCCccatgtatttcatttttaggtGCTTTTGAGCCTCTATCAAGAATGAAACCATAGAGCTTAATTGCGAAAACCGTGCTGCCTAGTGATTTTATATTGAATATTCACAGAGAACTATTGCCTGGTCTGTTGagattttgtaaaaaaaaaagtttgcaaaatAGTAAAATAGTTCAGTGACTCCTTACTGCGAATAAACTCATAAACTCACACTGGGGATAGTGTGTGGGCTGGAAAATACAGTAAGGATGTTAGTGTATTAGTCATTGTGAATTGTTCTCTTAGGttatataaaaattaagttaGGATGGAGTCATGAATTTCAGAATCCAAACCTGAGCTTctgaaaagattaaatattttgtactcAAGATTTCAGCCAGTCACATTGAACTGGGAGTTGAGGTATCTCAAAATTTAATCATAATTGTACCTGGGGCCCTTTGTATCCTTGGTGCTACTTTGGCATTTATTCCCATTTGTCCACTTTTTTACAGCTGTTGCAAAGAGAAGTGTTTCGTATGTGCAGTTCTTAGTACTCAGGTGTTTGCAGTAGCGCAGGGGAGATGCAGGGGCAGTGTGtgcacagagaagcagctctgaCAAGGGCTGGGCAGTTGGGCTGTGCCTCCCACCATCCCTAACCAAGGTGGTTGTCCTACAGGTCAGAGATAACACCCTGTAACAGAGCAGCATGTAAGCAGCTTATTCTGCCTCTGCCCATCCTCTGCTTGCCTGAGGATTAATTCCGGGCTTCGCTTTACAGAGCTTTCAGTCCAGCAGGTGAACAGAGCTGCTCAGCGAGGACTCCAGCAAGGGGTCTCGGTCTCTGTGCATGCCAGTAACGTACCAAACCAGTCAGATCTTCATTTTACAGTCCCTGTTTCCCATCCATGGATGAAATAAACCTGCAATCAGGGTTGCCATTAGCAACAGGCTTTGAAGGCTGCTGCCCGACTCTAAACTTTGTGCATTCCCATGGTGCTGAGAGGCAGTCGGGGCTGCACAGCAGATGCTCTTGCTACAGCAAGTCTGAGTCAAATGTCATGCCTGCAAACAGTAACACTGAGATTTTTAAAGCGCGAGCCTGAGCCTGATGAGACCACCCTTtacctctctttctttctcctcctttccagcaCAAGCGGTGCATCCCAGCCTCGCTGGATGCCTACTACTCCGCACAGGATTCCAACTCCCGGGGCAGGTTCTACACTGTCATCAGCCACTACAGCATGGCCAAGCAGACCAGCTCCCGGGCTGTATCGCCCTGGCTGTCTTCAGGATCGGTAAACCACGAAGCCAAGGCTGCCAAGACAGAAGGTCATTAAAGTTAACAAGTGGTGACAGGCAAATTGGGAGGGTGGGGGGACAACACCATGTCTATACTGCATTACTCTAGCTGAGGGTGCTGTGCTAACAGCATGACAGGAATAAATTAAACCCAAGTGCAGGAGTCATCTTAATGGTTATTTCTTTTCGTGCATTGTTCTCGTTGATTTGTAACTGAGTCGAGCTCTTGTACAAAGGCATGTTTGATGTTGACTGTACCTtacaatgtaaaaatatttttaaatcattgctTAACTATttgttagaaaaagaaattaaaaaacaaaaaaagcaaattagatAAACAGCCAGAGAggataaaagcagcaaagagaatCCCGCAAAGTTTTATCATTGCTGGAAAGCTGTGACATGGCTTAACGTGCAGTGAAGGAACAGCTGAAGTCCTTTCGAGAGAAAGAGTAGAGAGAACCTGTTACAAAGAGATTGTGATGTTGTTTAGCTTGCCAAAGGGAGGAATATGTTGCTGTCAAATTGAATCTAGCATTGGTGTTCATTTTCTGATAGATGAATACAAGCATCCCCTCTTCCCTCAAACATATAGACGtgcaaacacacatgcacactcaGCCCTGCACTGTGGCCAAAGTAAGTCCAGAAAGATCTCAGCATTTGTAATGAGTCCTCACTGTGCTGGTGATCTTGGCTGGGCTCCAAGGCTGAAATCCTGGTTGGTGCTTGGATATGGAGCCAGGTAGAAGCAGACAAGGGGCTGCCACGGTGAAATCAAGAATATGTTTCTGACCACAGAGCTAGGATTCAGGAGATCAGGgctttatttctgctgctggcacagaTTTCCTGCATAACCTTTGGCAAGTTACATGGAGCTTTATCCTTTGGGACCTCCCCCCAGAGGGTCatcaagagaaataaattaaggaGCCTCTCAAGAGTAGTGATAGTATAGAACAGTATTAAGCTTCTAACTTTTCAGCCCATAATTTTCCCTCACTCATGAAATGAGATGCTCCTGCTTCCCTCCTTCGACATCAGATACTTTAGTGTTTAATGTCATCGTAGGTAATTAGAGACGGATGTCCGTAATATGCTCTCAGAGTACGAGGGTTCCATCAAATATCTACTTGGCAACACAGACCAGACCTCAAGCTTAATCTAAATCTGGCCAATGTAAAAAGTCATCTCCCCACAAACGGAAGTGGCAATTAGTGCGGACTGGtgggattatttttctttttttaaaaaaaggattatcTTTTTTCAGAGCTGCGAGCcattgctgcagagcagctctgctccttggTAGCACAGGCAGGGTGAGACTGAGCGGCAGGAGCAGACTGCACAGGGAGAGCAAGGTTCACATTTGACTAAGGCTGCTTTTTCAGTTATGTGGCTAAACTGGGATGGAAATTAGGAAATGACCCCTTCTTCCCCTGCATTAGGCAGTTTTGTCCTCCATTTCGCATACATAGACACTAGAGGATGTAAATGAGGGCAGAACTCCTCAGTCCTAACAGGCGTCATGATAAATACCTGTATAGTGTAGCTAAAAACGTAGTGCCAAATTCCATTGTCTGATCTCCtatccttccttccctttccaccTGTAAATTCATTTCTCACTCAAAATGTACAAACCACTTCTTCCACTAACAATCAAAACTCCAGCAAACCACTGAACAGTTTATAATTTTGTGGTGTATCTTTTGTCAGTAGGTAGCAGagactgaagtattttttgGTGTAATTCTTGAATTTTTCTGACGGGATTAAAATAAAGCTAGATGTGACTGAGTGTTGCTGTGGCTCCAGCGAGTTATTTCGGCGACTCATGCTGTGGGCTGGGAGGTGGTGGGTAGCAATGTGTGCATGCCTAGTGCTGCCAAGTATGactgcagcagaggctgcaccTTTGCATGGGACTTGAGATGACTCTGACTTTCTGGAGGCATTTTCAGAGCCTGCAATTTTCCCCTTTAATGGTTGTGAGTTCATACCCTATGTTCCTGCCCATTTTTCAAttgcaaatagaaaaatagtaattaaacCCAAGCTTTTATTGGTGATTTTTGACTTTACAGAGGGACTTGCGCTCCTTTCCCATTTTAAGACCAACAAAGGATACAAGCTTTGGCTGGCAGCAATGTCTGCTTTGCCGTCTACTCCAAACGCAAGTGTTCATGTATGCTGGAGCAGGCTTTGTAAGAAGGGCTGTTAGAAAAAAGGAGCACTTCAGGGAAATACAGCTGACAAACCAAGAGCTACGGCTGAACTTTGAAAAGTTCTGTATCCAAACTCTGCAGCTTGGTTTCTGACAAAACCACTATACTCATCTCACATTGTTCAGAAAGCAGATTGTATTTCCTCAAATCCTTCAGCTCTTTGAAATGGAGTGATATGCCAGCATTAAATTGGCTCATTCCCAAAGGctaaagaacattttataaaaGCCTTTGGATGGgtttccttccaaaaaaaaaactgtattcAGAGTTATGAAATTGAGCTACCATAGGAAACAAACCACTTTGGTGTTAGAGGTCACCACTGAGTGCTtgtgtattaaaaatgtattaaaaaggATTCGGTGCGCTTCACAGAATTGAGTCACAGGATAATTTCACCATGGTATTTGTATTGCCGCTTTCCCAGTAATACTCTAACTGTATGTTTACttcaatcaaaaaaaaccaggaatCAAGTCATTTGAATTAAAAGGTTCCAGCTGTTATTAAATAAGTGAGTCAGTGGAGATAACCATTCCTATTTAATAAAGCAAAGATCAAAACCTGCATGgagctgaataaaaaaaaaaaagacccaagaAAGACTCATGGGAGaccaaaagaaaccaaacaacccAACTCCAGCTGCAAGTTGCATTACTGCAAATGTTATTATGGTTTTTGTACAAGTGGCAGTAGAGCTTCAAAGATCAACCACACATTTTAATCACAGTAACAGAGAGAAAGTTGAAATTGCAGTGTA encodes the following:
- the NSG2 gene encoding neuronal vesicle trafficking-associated protein 2, whose translation is MVKLGSNLNDKNNKQPSNEDGFQTVPLITPLEVNHLQFPAPEKVIVKTRTEYQPDQKNKRKLRVPKIAEFTVSFTDGVTERLKVTILISLALAFLACIVFLVVYKAFTYDHSCPDGFVYKHKRCIPASLDAYYSAQDSNSRGRFYTVISHYSMAKQTSSRAVSPWLSSGSVNHEAKAAKTEGH